Within the Oncorhynchus kisutch isolate 150728-3 linkage group LG13, Okis_V2, whole genome shotgun sequence genome, the region agtcggctggccctcgctacatattcgtcgccagacccactggctccaggtcatctacaagtctatgctaggtaaagctccgccttatctcagttcactagtcacgatggcaacacccacccgtagcatgcgctccagcaggtgtatctcactgatcatccctaaagccaaaacctcatttggccgcctttccttccagttctctgctgcctgtgactggaacgaattgtaaaaatctctgaagttggagacttatctccctcatcaactttaaacatctgctatctgagcagctaactgatcactgcagctgtacagtCCATcgggtatatagcccacccaatttacctacctcatccccatactgttttaaaaaaaaaatgatttacttttctgctcttttgcacactagtatctctacctgcacatgttcatctgataatttattactccagtgttaatctgctaaattataattattcactcctcactcctatggcctatttattgcctacctcctcatgccttttgcacacaatgtatatagattcttttttttctactatgttattgacttgtttgttttcacaatgtgtaactctgttgtctgttcacactgctatgctttatcttggccaggtcgcagttgcaaatgagaacttgtcatTTCACAGTACAACTGAAAAATTatcaaaacaataacaaatgtttGTGCATTTATTAAGTCCTTTACCACATTTAAACGCACTATTGTTGCTTTTCCATGAAAGATCTCTTTTCACTCTACCATCTAACACTAAACATTATAGTAGCTTCATAGGCCAATAGGCAGATAAAGTACATTAGCTCTCACAGTGGAACACTGTCTGTGAATACAGAAAGACCACAGTACCAATGAGCATGTAGGGATTGCATGTCCAAAATGGCCTCAAACCATACCAGAGTCAGTTAGTTCAGAGCCAGCCAAGTCTAACTGTAGCGTCTCCTCTCACTGTTATCATCTGTCAGTTCTCCTGTGTGTTGTCCTCTTCTCCCCCGGTCAGGTAGCCCCAGTCTGTGAGCAGGTCTAGTCGCTGGGCTGGGGGGGTGGAGAAGTATTTTCTCTGTTTCTGGGAGTAGGTTTGGACTGGGGGGACGATatctctgtaactccagtcctgTCAACACAGATTATATATTCTCTTTAAATGAATCATACATAATTATATTTATTAATATGCATCATTTGCACCCATTATTGATATAGACAGTATATAGTTGCAGACCTACCTGCCATGCTATCCTTATTGTTGATCTATACTTATTAATCCAGTATATTGTAGCAGGGCTATCTGCCAACCATATTATTGATCAATAGTTATTACTATAGTATACAGTGTAAATCCTACCTGCCATCTGAGGTTAAAGTCCTCCAGTAGCTGTATCCTATCCTCCCTGGTAGGAACACAGTCTGGAGGAGCTGTCTGCTGCAGCTCCGAACCCACCTCAGACCCAACAAACACTAACATAGCTCTGATAGCAAACCAGCCCCCCAGACGCGGGTGTATACACACACCAAACATCTTCTGTAGAGGTGacaagaggaagggaggggggagaggaagacaAAGAGGTAGTATAAATAGTTTTATAAGTAATACAAATGACTGGCCATCTGTGAACCAAAGAACATACAGCACCCTATTTATCAATTTATTAGTAAATTAATGACTGAATAACCCCTTTGGACCTGTCACTCACCTTCTCCCCCCAGGGGTGGTCAGGTATGTCGGAGCGTTGGTAGTAGTACACAGCTCCCGCCACATGGGCAGCGCTCTGGGCCAGGAACTTGGGCTTCCTGCTGGGCAGCATCTCATAGTCATAACTCACATCTACCTTCAGACCTGGAAAACactacaggagggagagagagagatggggggaggtagagaggggagagagtgatgtGAAGTGTGGCCCAAGGGTGTGTGTATTAATTAAGTCTTGTAATGAAAtctaaacggaagcaaacagagtaaacggaacgaaacggggaGAGACGACCTACCTGAATTTTTCTCAATACAAACTCtttttgttgcaaaacattttcctTTTGGAGTAAACTGTTTCAAAACGTTTTTCAACATCACTCCATCAACACCCCAGGTGTTTATGCAGTGAGTGAcgccccacccccccacccacctcaGAGACTGTGTTAATTAAGTCTTGTAATGAAAtctaaacggaagcaaacagagtaaacggaacgaaacggggaGAGACGACCTACCTGAATTTTTCTCAATACAAACTCtttttgttgcaaaacattttcctTTTGGAGTAAACTGTTTCAAAACGTTTTTCAACATCACTCCATCAACACCCCAGGTGTTTATGCAGTGAGTGAcgccccacccccccacccacctcaGAGACTGTGTTGTTGATGCAGTGTTTGACACACTGGTCTATGGGGTCTGCAGACACCCCCTTCCAGCCCCTGCTCTCCATGAAGGGCAGGAAGGCCTGTTCAAACATGGCTGGAGTGCTGAGCACCACCGCTCCCAGGGTGTCATCAGGGtaggacagatggagagaggggggcaggaCTACATTGTACCAGCCAATCTGGGAACACATGCACAACAAAGAATAAAAATGTGGGTAACTTTTGTAGCAATTGAGGGGGAACAGCCAGGAAGGGACACGTTTCAACAACCCTGTCGTTATTGGACAGATATACTATCACCTGTGCCATAAGTCCCAAACCTGTTGGCAGACTACAGTCGAGTATGGTCTGCTTTTATCATTTTCATATGAACAAGGCATGGCTGAGAAAGCGTGTACGAACTTTGAATTGGAGCTTGTCAACTTCACTAGTTTAACAATTGACGACACGTTCACTGACAGTCTGACAATATTTAAAAAAGGGCCACGTTTAAAGTTTGACGCAAATTCTTTTAACAAATAGCTCGAATGGAACAGCGGCCTTAACGTTACCTTCAGTGGATAAACTTCAAACCCCAACTTTGACAGATGATTACTCAAAGCTTTTCTCACATCTTCCACATTGACCGTGGGCAGCGCCATCACTGAATGTTGAAATGTGTTGGTTTGTGGGAAATAGTGTTCTCTATCACGTGACTCTCTTACTTCCGCGTTGTAAGTATTTAATCTATCAACTACAATACCCAGTACCCATTAGGGCAACAAATAATACGCAATCACGTTGTCGAGGATTTAAAAGTGGAACAGGACAGTAcgtaagtagctagctagctagcttataataataataataatcataataataataatgtacatTTCTGCTCAATGTTTTAATaatgtatattgtatattatGTTCTGTAATGTTAACCAACCGTTGAATTGTTTCATCCATCGCTGAAATATCGACCTTTAGCCAGCTTTCTGTTCATGCACTGATTGATTTGTGATTTTGAGTACTTGGTGCCATGGGCAAATCAACAGTAATGCGAACGTCGCCATCGTGTTCAATGTATAAACAAATCACTAGGGTGAATGTTAACTAGCCAGTCAATCATGCATTGCAAACAATGCCTCTGACTGTCAAATTCGAACGCAACGTTagcaacaacacaaacacaaagccACCTGCAACGGTACTTAGCTAGCGACTATTAGCTGTGTTAACTCATCTGTCAATGAAGTGTCATTGATTTGTGTTAGCCACCTCATCATCATTCAGCAACCAACCAACTCGTCTAGAGTTACAGCATCACACGTTAGTTATAAAATACTGGCCAATGCAATGGCTAATCTCATGCGTGTACCATATCTATTTCATTTATTTGTTTATCATTTTGCTTGTTTTTAAAAATGGTTTTTAcagtactactgatattgattacttCATTGTAGGGAAAGAGCaataaaggcatttcactgtacttgtgtacAATAAAACTTCACTTGAGATGAAAAAGTTGACAGTGGAGATGTGGGCAGAAGAACACATGAATGAATACTGGATTATGTAGGGATTTAGAGGGACAGTTTGAGCAGAGCATGGACAAGATACCCTGCAGGTAGAGGGCAAGTGCTATAACTTTTGTGCCATAAATACTCAGACATCAGTCTTGGCACCCTTGTCCTATGGTTTGAGTAGAGCAACCCTGACTGAGATGAACTGGGACAACCAGCTGAGCTCCATCCTCTCAGCAGCTGATGGCAGTGTTGCCAAGATGAGGGTGAGTAGCCAGTAGATGGCACTATAACATAATTATGCATACGTGGCAGTGCATTACCAAGGGCTTCATCAGAAGAGTTGACTGCTGATTCCTAGCAGTTAGCTAGATTCTAGTTTTACAGTATATGATAGAAACATTGAAGTTCATAAATACCCTATGTACTTTCCCCACTGTGTGTTGACGGGGTTCATGTTTCCCCAGGAGAGACTGACCACGCCAGGGAATTATCCAAAAGGAAGAGAAGGTGAGGGGAGATCTCTGTGGTCTTTAAGATGGCTGACTGTGACACACTTTCTCTGTTGGTGATTCCTCCTCTTTTTCTGCTCCTtcttatcctctctgtctctcgctaaCTCAGTAGATCTCTATCCAGTCAGGGAGGTGGCTAGTGTGTCAAATTTGGAGCTCCctcgtctcccccctctccccaagtcctccatctctctcctcccccctccctcctccgctGTGCAGTGGGCAGACCTGGCAGCCGTCCAATCACAACTGCAGATCCAGAGCCAGGTCCGTGCGTGTGCGCATACTTGTGTTCATGTATAACTATCATTTTTATTACATAAACGGTGCATAAATAGCCCTACATTTTAGCTAATTTCTTCTTCCTCCTAATCTTTTTGTTCTAATGGTTGCCAGGCCATAGAGTCTCTGACCCAAAGTCTTCAtgacatggacagagagagacactctcAGCAGCGCCACATACAGGCACTACAAGGTACATACACCTATCGTTATCACACAACACTAACATTTACTGCTCAATATACCAATCCTGATTGGTTGAGTGATTGATTTGTTGATCGAATATTGTAGATGTGTTATTCTTCTATCTCTCAGATGAGGTTCGCAGGCTGCGAGAGCAGGCAACTGAGAGAGAGCGGGAAcaagaaagggatggagagaggagagggtcagggaTGACTAGTCCAGAAGTGGAGAGAAGGATGGACCAGTGGAGGAGAGATGTGGGCCGTGAGCTCAGCACTCTGAGAAGGCACATCACCAGAGCCACATCACAAGGCAAcctggaggagaggtgagggggcaGGGTTTTACTCACCTGTGAGGATCAGGTGATCATTATTGTATGTGTAGCCCAACACCAAATCAACCATTAGCCCTTAATATGGACCATACCGGTTTGGTGAAAGCTGATTGTTGTCCTTTTATAGTTTCTGCTCTAAGCTGCGAAGGGAGGAGTTGGATCatttgaggagagaggtggacacACTCAAAACCCAGCTCAGTGAGTCTCACATACAGTCTTGTTCTCAGTTTTTTTTCTGCAGGACTACACATGTCTCAGACTCAGAGCTGTTGAGAGGGCAAGCACAGTCTCGCTTACTCCTACTCCTTTTCTTTCatcgtatgtgtgtttgtatttgtgtgtgtgtgacagggaggcaggaggaggacaTGTTTCTTCAGCAGTCGGAGGCCAGAGAGACGAGGAGGCAGTATGAACACAGCTGCAAGGTATTAATGAATGAAGGAATTAAATTAACGATTGAATAATTAAAGAAGGTAATTTGAGTGacttgttttctctctgtctcctgacctctaacctctatactTTGCCTTTCCCCAGACACTAGAGGAACTAACAGACAGCTACAGAAACCACAGCTTTGACCTGGCCAAGACTGTttctcaatacacacacacagagcaggagGTCCGCCAGAtcaggtgtggtgtgtggtgtgtgtgtgtgtggtgtgtgtgtgtgtgtgtgtgtgtgtgtgtgtgtgtaatgctatCACTGTGTCCTGCAGGATAACTGTATCGGAGCTGAAGGATGAGATCAGGAGTCTGATTCTCCGGGAGAGACATCACACACCTACTGTTACACTACACACAGCAGGTAAGAGACACACTCCTACTGTTACACTACACACAGCAGGTAAGAGACACACTCCTACTGTTACACTACACACAGCAGGTAAGAGACACACACCTACTGTTACACTACACACAGCAggtaagagacacacacacacacatctactcaCCTGAGTAGTATAACCCTGTTTGTCTATTAACCCCCCTTCCAGTTCCAGCATTAGCTGCCTTCTCCCGCTGTAAAGATGCCAGGGGTCAAAAGGCGGCGCCAGACTCGGACTCTGACGACTTCAGTCCCACCCCCAGTCTGGCTGAGGTCAGCTCTGAtgacctgtcctggctggatgaCAGAGACACAGgtatactcacacactcacactttgCTCCTGTCAGTGAGGAGCAGAATGAGTCCCATTATGGGTCCAGTTTGTTTCAGAGGAACAGAAAGTGTTGTAACCCTCTCCCATACACACCACATATGTACATTTGGGCTGTAGATCTAACCGTTTCAGTGACTCATCACAACATGTCTGACTCACCAAGGAACAGGAGGCTGGCTTAACAgtgtacatgtgtctgtgtgtgcatgcgtgcctaCCTGATTTGTGTGTTCGCACCATAGATCTAGTACAAAGGAAGAGTGAACTCTTGTAGTTTTTGGATGTGGGTTCATGTAAGACACACACCAGTGACCTCCATTGAATGTGTGTTATGTGACTGACTGTAACTCTGCTTGCCTGAGGAGAGGACCGAGAATCCCTCATTTCCTCTCCATCCATGTCTGCTGGTCAGCAGTTTGagaaacgtgtgtgtgtttggttgggATCCTAAACACTtcctgtaatgtgtgtgtgtgtgtgtggcatcatcTAATCTAATTATCCTGTCCGCATGTGCCTCAATTGCTCTGGGAAACATTTAGAGGTCTGATCCCAATCTCTCTTACGGGAACACTACTGCTAAAACCCTTGGGActagtacacatacacacacgttgaCAGTTCTTCTCTCTTTCAGCTCCTCCTCTAGCAGTACCTCGGGTACATCAGAGCTCCCATTCTGCAGGAAATGACCTCAGAGGACCAGGAAGTGGCCtggacgatgatgatgatgatgatggaaacCTGGAGTTGGGGTCAGACAGCCCCCCCGACCTCAGCCTCAATGACCTTTGAGAGGCTTTGTCATGCCAGTGTTCTAGAATGCTATGAGTTCTTTCTTTGAGAAGTTTTTGGGCACAAACCTCAAACCCTGACTAAAGAGGATGATGAAAAGGCTGAACTCTGCTTGAGAAAAAGAAAGCCCCTTATTTTAAAAACTCCTGTGAGATTATGCTCTGTCTTGTGTCAGTGTTTTTTGGGAAAAGGTGTACAATAGTGTTTTGCATTACACACCAATAGTATTTAACTCAACAGTGTGGCAGCATTCTGTGATTGTCTTAATGAATTACATCTGGGGAAAGCTTTGATTTCACTGACGATATACAACTTGATGATCACTGGTGTTTTTGAGTCCGTTAATAAAACATATGGTGGACTGATGTTTACTTTTACTATCTAAGGCTGATGCAAATCAGTGAGGTGCTCTCTCTTATTTGGTACTGTATTTTTATCTATTTACTGTAAAGTATTGAAATGCAGCCCAGGCCTCTCTTCCCCCTCGCCTTTGGACCACAGACAAGTCGTGCCATGTAACATGAGTCGGTCTGTTTAATATTTCAGCAGTTAGAGACTGTCTAGCCAGATGCTCCATTCCCCTTCGTGGGGAGCGGGGTGAGGGACCACAGATGGGCTGGGGAGAGGGGGGTTAATGGAGGGGGCAATGGGGAAGGCGTGAGATAGTGATGACAAGTTTTAATGTGGATGATTCAGGGCTTTCTCTTACAGTTCTATCACACACAGCCAAGTACTAGACCGCTGCTTGTTTAAATGTTACATTGACTCACTGTACGGCCTGTAAAACAAATGTGATGATTTTGGGCTTCTGCAATAAAATTCTGGATAAAGAGCTGTAATAAAATAGTTCATTTGTTGTAGTTActtttgttagtgtgtgtgtgcgtgcgtcagcCACCGCAGCCCAACAACCAAGATCTGTAATTAGAGAGGAACGAGGATGGTTTCATATCTTTAATCAAAAAACATCATCACTCCAGAATCGACGTCAAACAGTAAAACATATCAACCTTATAATACAACCAGTTAACTTTTTGGCACTTCATATAAGGGACTACTAATACATGGGTGCAAATAAACTACCATTCCACTCCACATGGAGTCAAATAGAACCACTCTGTTTCAACTCTGACTTAAGTCCCGTTGATGCAGATAACTGGCAAGACAACAAACGTCAGCGGAGTCTGCAACAAACTAATCTGGTAGCCCAAGCAGGAACACTAAAGCCTAGATTAAATCCGGACCGTGGAAGATCTACACTAtagcgtgattgaaatttaaaggcaatggttCCGCATTCATGGAGACTCCATTCACGGGAAACGCAACATACgtcggctcaattggaaattacctttacatatCAATCGCGCTATAACGCGTATCTTCAGCAGTCTGGATTTAATCTAGCCCTAAATTAGCTAACTTTGACAAATATTCAGAAATAGACATAACTATTGCTTTTGTAATTTGTTTAAAAATGTCAACTTTGGAGTCAATTATACCATGTCGTTTGATTTCAAGTCTACCTTTATGAAGTTGGAATGTAAAGTTAATTCAGAATATTATGAAATGTAGCTGGCCAACTCTTTGATCCTGCTTTGTGCCATACCCCCTTGTCTGTGCCATATATACTGTCTCCAATACAGGCCTATGGCTTCAACTCAAGTCTCCCCAATAGAGGTTGGGGTAGGGAGGGGGTGTTCTTTTCTCCTGTGTGTCTAACACACGCAGACTAACACACAGACTGCATTCCCCTCACATCAATGGAGCATTATGCTCATTATGTCACAAAAGCCTCACATTAAAGAGTTTCTCTCTCTGACCTCGTGCTATACATTTACAATGTCTGTGTTCATGGAGTAGTTTATCAGAGTCCCCTTCCCTTGAGACAGTTAATGGACTGCATGCTAATGGTAGCGGCTAGCACTGACTGACTTGGGCAACAGGTTACCCTCATGTCAGGTAGCTACATGATTAAACCAATGAATGAATTGTATTGAAAGACAACTGGCCAAATTCAGTTGGAAACACTGCTGCTGAATCTGCCCAAGGCTCTTCCTCACTAAGACATGTTAGAACATAGGTCTGGGCCTGGCTGTGAGAACTACAGTAACAGACAAACCAGCCCTAAGAGTTCACAACACGTGCTTTGAAATGTAGAATTCTAACAGGCATGGAATGTATTGAGCCGCCATTGAGGATGGTtttctctgtattgtactctGTAAATAGCTCTAGTGGGGTGGAAGAGTCCATTCAGGCTTTATATAAAGATAAATGTACTAAAGATACTCAGAGAGACAACCTCCCCCTTACAAGTGTGACTGACCAGGTTTGAACCCAGGTTGTCTGCAGGCCACAAGGCTGTGTTAGCCCAATGAACTAACACCACCAGAGACTCCCAATAGAGAAACAAAATGAACAATAACAAGCAGGATCTTTAGAGAGGAACTAGTTTCCATGGAAACGCTCAACTTAAATACCCCCAAAccacaccccccccaccccacataCGCACGTGCATGCTCGCTCAACCatgcacagacacgcacgcacacacagacacacacacacatacatgtcctCTGTAACGTAAAGTGCAACCGTACTGTACAACACTATATAGCCAGGCACAAGTAGCCTCTAACTAGTGATGAAAGAGAGGATCCCTCGTTACCGAACACTCAACCAAAACACAGCTGACAGAGTGCACGCTTGAATATAGAAGGTAGAATGTAGAAGTGGGAATGCTGCTGATGAAACTTCGGATCCACATAGACCAGGAAAAGAGCTGGTCACACTCACACAGAAACCCCCTGTTGCTCACAGAGACACAAAGGTGGTGAGGGAACGCCAGGGATGCATCTCAATGGTCTAAAATGGCgcctccctctcctcatctcctccatcTGCACTGATTTGAAAACACAGGGTCGATAAAAGCAATATGGAGGATGCCTATCAGCAACTGGCTTTCACCAGTCCACGTCTCATGTCAGTGCGGATAAAAGAAAGGATATGAGGACAGGGGACAAGGAGAGAAGGCCAGGTTGGACTATAGAGACGCAGCCCCAGTTCAGAGGGAGAAGGTCTGTGGGGGTCTGGCTGTTCCATCAGGTCAGACTGTGTCCTCCATCATCATCAGTAGCTGTACATGGACAGGGGAGTATCCTCCATCATATCATCCTAAACAGGGGAAAACACAACAGGATGTAAATGGTGAGCGCTGGTCAAGATGACAGGTGGTGAGTGAAGTAAACGCTAATGCTAACAATGGCTACTTAGTGTAATAGCTCACAAAAGAAGACTGATGCTTACGCAAGTCTTCAGGTCTTATTAAAGCGTTACACTGTCTCGTCACCTAACCACTTGTGTTCTACTGTCTCACCATAGGCAGGTCCTGGAGCCTGCGGAACTCAGGCCGCTGATCCCGTCGTCGCAGTTTGATGAAGAGGAGCAGGGTGATGATGGCTGCAGTGACGATGAAGACGGACACTAGTCCAGCTAGGAGAGGGTCCAGGGCAGGTCCACCACTATGGAACACTGGTTCCCCTGCTCGGGTGAGGGGaacatattatactatatatacatatataccacaggaggttggtggcaacttaattggggaggacggacttgtggtaatggctgtagtggaattagtggaatggtatccaaaacatccaacacatggtttccatgtgtttgataccattccatttgctctgttccagccattattatgagccgtcctcccctcagcagcctcctgtgatatataacataatatattaaAATATTGAATATATCATATTATAAAATATAAACACAAGCTATTAACAGGATGTCTTACAAAGAGAATAAGACAGACTTGATTGTAGGGTCGtggcagagagagcgagcaagccCGGGGCTTTCTGGGCATAGGACTAAACTGATGCACCCAGCATTGAACTGGCATCCCAACAAAAGCTATGCTGTTCTTTGTTTCCCTGCACAAGTCtgccccaccccacacacacacactccctcctaaACATCTAAGGGTACTATCAGCACCACCACCCCACAATCATCTCTCTGTCTGGCAAGTGACATAGCCAGTCATGGGACTGACGACTGGACCGT harbors:
- the mmachc gene encoding cyanocobalamin reductase / alkylcobalamin dealkylase; its protein translation is MALPTVNVEDVRKALSNHLSKLGFEVYPLKIGWYNVVLPPSLHLSYPDDTLGAVVLSTPAMFEQAFLPFMESRGWKGVSADPIDQCVKHCINNTVSECFPGLKVDVSYDYEMLPSRKPKFLAQSAAHVAGAVYYYQRSDIPDHPWGEKKMFGVCIHPRLGGWFAIRAMLVFVGSEVGSELQQTAPPDCVPTREDRIQLLEDFNLRWQDWSYRDIVPPVQTYSQKQRKYFSTPPAQRLDLLTDWGYLTGGEEDNTQEN
- the LOC109902668 gene encoding uncharacterized protein LOC109902668 isoform X1, which codes for MNWDNQLSSILSAADGSVAKMRERLTTPGNYPKGREVDLYPVREVASVSNLELPRLPPLPKSSISLLPPPSSAVQWADLAAVQSQLQIQSQAIESLTQSLHDMDRERHSQQRHIQALQDEVRRLREQATEREREQERDGERRGSGMTSPEVERRMDQWRRDVGRELSTLRRHITRATSQGNLEESFCSKLRREELDHLRREVDTLKTQLRRQEEDMFLQQSEARETRRQYEHSCKTLEELTDSYRNHSFDLAKTVSQYTHTEQEVRQIRITVSELKDEIRSLILRERHHTPTVTLHTAVPALAAFSRCKDARGQKAAPDSDSDDFSPTPSLAEVSSDDLSWLDDRDTAPPLAVPRVHQSSHSAGNDLRGPGSGLDDDDDDDGNLELGSDSPPDLSLNDL
- the LOC109902668 gene encoding uncharacterized protein LOC109902668 isoform X2; translation: MNWDNQLSSILSAADGSVAKMRERLTTPGNYPKGREDLYPVREVASVSNLELPRLPPLPKSSISLLPPPSSAVQWADLAAVQSQLQIQSQAIESLTQSLHDMDRERHSQQRHIQALQDEVRRLREQATEREREQERDGERRGSGMTSPEVERRMDQWRRDVGRELSTLRRHITRATSQGNLEESFCSKLRREELDHLRREVDTLKTQLRRQEEDMFLQQSEARETRRQYEHSCKTLEELTDSYRNHSFDLAKTVSQYTHTEQEVRQIRITVSELKDEIRSLILRERHHTPTVTLHTAVPALAAFSRCKDARGQKAAPDSDSDDFSPTPSLAEVSSDDLSWLDDRDTAPPLAVPRVHQSSHSAGNDLRGPGSGLDDDDDDDGNLELGSDSPPDLSLNDL